A genomic region of Fundidesulfovibrio terrae contains the following coding sequences:
- a CDS encoding DUF401 family protein, with product MIWEGVWALCKVLAVFGCMLTGMRLKFGIGPSILAGGFILALLFGMGPSAWLKAAASSAITWDCLSLAMIVVLILMLSHVLERTGQSIRLMEALAGFLPSRRLRLIFFPVLIGLLPMPGGAAFSAPMVRQTGEPLGLTDPELALVNYWFRHVWELAWPLYPGIIMTAGLLGLPLSTVVAHTGLAAVFFAFLGWMFILRPLGPRLKALEELPAAGPSAGAGSAPVQPPRDIRLALRLGLPLIIAIAGSFGLETAIESSFPGVSFELGIMGALTAAIICVFVQNRADRSFLWQSLMQKELRQTLFLVGAIFAFNAVMEQAGVVREMVKLGGEAALVCAAVFVPALVGMVAGVTMAFVGASFPLMLGLLDQLGLQHQATAWAVLALVSGFAGVMASPLHICFVMCCQYFSVEMTRFWRVVLPPCALMLMFGFGWFFVLRGF from the coding sequence ATGATCTGGGAAGGCGTTTGGGCGCTGTGCAAGGTTCTGGCCGTGTTCGGCTGCATGCTCACGGGCATGCGCCTGAAGTTCGGCATCGGCCCGTCCATCCTGGCGGGCGGGTTCATCCTGGCGCTTCTGTTCGGCATGGGGCCTTCGGCGTGGCTCAAGGCGGCGGCCTCCTCGGCCATCACATGGGACTGCCTGTCCCTGGCCATGATCGTGGTGCTCATCCTCATGCTCTCCCACGTGCTGGAGCGCACGGGGCAGTCGATCCGCCTCATGGAAGCCCTGGCGGGATTCCTGCCCAGCCGAAGGCTCCGGCTCATCTTCTTTCCCGTGCTCATCGGGCTTCTGCCCATGCCAGGCGGAGCGGCCTTTTCCGCGCCCATGGTGCGCCAGACCGGCGAGCCCCTGGGGCTCACCGACCCCGAACTGGCCCTGGTGAACTACTGGTTCCGCCACGTGTGGGAGCTGGCATGGCCCCTCTATCCCGGCATCATCATGACCGCCGGGCTCCTGGGGCTGCCGCTGTCCACGGTGGTGGCCCACACCGGGCTGGCAGCGGTGTTCTTCGCATTTCTGGGGTGGATGTTCATCCTGCGCCCGCTGGGCCCCAGGCTCAAGGCCCTGGAGGAACTCCCCGCCGCAGGCCCCTCTGCGGGCGCCGGCTCCGCACCGGTGCAGCCTCCCCGCGACATCCGGCTGGCGCTTCGCCTGGGGTTGCCTCTGATCATCGCCATCGCCGGGTCCTTCGGGCTGGAGACGGCCATCGAATCCTCCTTTCCGGGCGTATCCTTCGAGCTGGGCATCATGGGGGCGCTGACGGCGGCCATCATCTGCGTGTTCGTCCAGAACAGGGCGGACCGCTCCTTCCTGTGGCAAAGCCTCATGCAGAAGGAGCTGCGCCAGACGCTCTTCCTGGTGGGGGCCATCTTCGCCTTCAACGCGGTGATGGAGCAGGCGGGCGTGGTGCGGGAGATGGTCAAGCTCGGCGGCGAGGCGGCCCTGGTGTGCGCGGCGGTGTTCGTGCCCGCGCTGGTGGGCATGGTGGCCGGTGTCACCATGGCCTTCGTGGGCGCGTCGTTTCCGCTGATGCTTGGGCTTCTGGACCAGCTGGGGCTGCAACACCAGGCCACGGCCTGGGCCGTGCTTGCGCTGGTGTCCGGGTTCGCAGGGGTCATGGCCTCGCCCCTGCACATCTGCTTCGTGATGTGCTGCCAGTACTTCAGCGTGGAGATGACACGCTTCTGGCGGGTGGTGCTGCCGCCGTGCGCGCTCATGCTGATGTTCGGCTTCGGATGGTTTTTCGTGCTCCGGGGATTCTGA
- a CDS encoding carboxymuconolactone decarboxylase family protein encodes MNDTLRQLTMQRKKAHKTLTDLKSPVYDAFLDMERAAYADGHLPKMSKELIAVGISVVIDCRSCMQWHIEQAKAAGAGLRQVLEAVEVGIEMGGGPATVSARFALEVMEEVFGTDALREAARDSSMP; translated from the coding sequence ATGAACGACACCCTTCGCCAGCTCACCATGCAACGCAAGAAAGCCCACAAAACGCTCACGGACCTGAAATCGCCCGTGTACGACGCGTTCCTGGACATGGAGCGGGCCGCCTACGCCGACGGACACCTGCCGAAGATGTCCAAGGAGCTCATCGCCGTGGGCATATCGGTGGTGATCGACTGCCGCTCCTGCATGCAGTGGCACATCGAGCAGGCCAAGGCCGCGGGCGCGGGCCTGCGCCAGGTGCTCGAAGCGGTGGAAGTGGGCATCGAAATGGGAGGCGGCCCGGCCACGGTGTCGGCCCGGTTCGCCCTGGAGGTGATGGAGGAGGTCTTCGGCACGGACGCCCTGCGCGAGGCCGCCCGGGATTCCTCGATGCCTTAG
- a CDS encoding LysR family transcriptional regulator, translated as MLEVRLLKTFLAVAAGCSFRKAAESLHLAPSTVTVQIKALEDELGAPVFDRVGRSVLLTELGQRLLHHARRMVDLEAETRGLLSRSGAGVGELSVRISESLGIHCLPSLLPRFRERFPEVRLSLSTVSRRDLAHDLRHGATDLALLVGEPFVSASLRVEVLGREKLAVIAPPGSRFAGRASVSPSDLAGSALFLTRYVWSARRLIEEALLEARVGLGGLVECSSVEIVKRCVMAGLGVSVVPAFSVRDEVERGGLVLLDWAGEPLTAKVVLTRHEDRWLSPAAGAFMEAAREFFAPLAVRNLPDAWD; from the coding sequence ATGCTCGAAGTGCGCCTGCTCAAGACCTTCCTGGCCGTGGCCGCCGGATGCTCCTTCCGCAAGGCCGCCGAGTCCCTGCACCTGGCCCCCTCCACCGTGACGGTCCAGATCAAGGCGCTGGAGGACGAACTGGGCGCGCCGGTTTTCGACCGGGTGGGGCGTTCGGTGCTTCTGACCGAACTGGGGCAGCGCCTGCTGCACCACGCCCGGCGCATGGTGGACCTGGAGGCCGAGACGCGCGGACTCCTCTCCCGCTCGGGAGCGGGCGTGGGCGAACTCTCCGTGCGTATCTCCGAGAGCCTGGGCATCCACTGCCTGCCAAGCCTGCTGCCGCGGTTCCGCGAACGCTTCCCCGAGGTCCGCCTCTCCCTGAGCACGGTCTCGCGCCGGGACCTGGCCCACGACCTGCGCCACGGCGCAACAGACCTGGCCCTGCTGGTGGGGGAGCCCTTCGTGTCCGCGAGCTTGCGCGTGGAGGTCCTCGGCCGGGAGAAACTGGCGGTGATCGCCCCGCCCGGGTCGCGCTTCGCCGGCCGCGCCAGCGTGTCTCCGTCGGACCTGGCCGGTTCGGCCCTGTTCCTGACCCGCTACGTCTGGAGCGCCCGCAGGCTCATCGAGGAGGCCCTGCTCGAGGCCCGCGTGGGGCTCGGCGGGCTGGTGGAATGCTCCAGCGTCGAGATCGTCAAGCGTTGCGTCATGGCCGGGCTCGGGGTGTCGGTGGTCCCGGCCTTCAGCGTGCGTGACGAAGTGGAGCGGGGCGGGTTGGTGCTCCTGGATTGGGCCGGGGAGCCGCTCACGGCCAAGGTGGTGCTCACGCGCCACGAGGACCGCTGGCTCTCCCCGGCAGCAGGGGCCTTCATGGAGGCCGCGCGGGAGTTCTTCGCGCCCCTGGCGGTCAGGAACCTGCCCGACGCCTGGGATTGA